Part of the Plasmodium relictum strain SGS1 genome assembly, contig: PRELSG_00_v1_194, whole genome shotgun sequence genome, ACAAACTAATATGTACTgacactaataaaaataaaaaaataaatattttttttttttggtgagaaatttttagtaaataaaaatttatttatcttttataaaaataaaaaaaattaataacgttttgttataatcaatgtatattttgaaataacattgaataatataaagttttgactttattaattgttatagtttgtctgtatgtttttaattaaaagaataagtaattctttgtaaataaaaactcatttataacaattaataagtctattaaaagaggcaataaaatttaactcagtcataaatgctctttattaatttgtttgtttaacaCTCTAGAAAAGTCATTAAgcaggcaattaataaatcataggtctattaaaagatgcagtaagaTTTAATTCTGATTGAacattatgcatcataaaaaaacgttatatatatataataaaaatgaatatatatatgtattaacgtatacttagttatataCTCTCTTTactaatttgtttgtttaatattttagcaaagtcattaagcagctaattaataaatcagataCTACACATGTGTTCAAACCAAAGGATTTTTTAGATATTTGTGATAAAAATAACCTTTTACAATTAGAGGATTTGAATAATAAGGATAGAAAAATTGATAAAGAAATACAAAAGGGGTTAGAAGTCAAAGAGAGCAAAACATAAGTAATATCATTACTTCCCCTAAGTGGTGAAgtatggttaataaaagatgtcattaaccttttatagtACATTAAGTTAGTTTACTAGTCGTGCATGTACAATTTAGTCATACACTGGCactagtttaaaaaaaaaaaaaatataaagttatttttttttgttttgtttattttattatatatacatcttcgtaattaaaaaaaaaaaaaaaaattaaaattattttttttttttttcggtTGATGTTTGtttgaaattaaaaagataattaatttttgttacatgaaaaacttaataaaaaaagtataatgttttTGTTATATCCATTGTATTTATTtcgaaataacattgaatgaATTAGagcttaatttttgttatatgatataaatttttgtatgtgttttttattaaaagaatgaacttattctttgtaaataaaaactctttTATAACAGCTTAACGtgtctattaaaagatgtagcaaaattttatttaaattaaatgccatgcatcataagaaaccattacatatataatagaaacaagtatacatatatttaaaaacgtatatttaattctacattctctttattaagttgtttgtttaatactctagcaaaatCATTAAAcaaccaattaataaatcatatatacacctttgtaattaaaaaaaaattttttaaattaattttttttttgttggtTGTTTTTGTtcgaattaaaaagagaattaatttttgttacatGAAAAACTGAATGAATGAAAAAACATAATGTTTgtgttatattcaatgtgtatatttcgaaataatattgaataaaCTAAAGcttaaatttttgttatttgttataaattttgtgtatgttttttttaatttaaagaatattcTTATTCTTTGTTAATAAAAACGCTTTTATAGAAGtttaacatatttattaaaagattcaGTAGGATTtaaatcaaattaaatattgtGTATCATAAGAgaccattatatatataataaaaacaaatatatatatatatataaaaacgtatatttatttatgcattctctttattaatttgtttgtttattattataGCAAAGCCATAAAGCaggtaattaataaatcatacattaatttttatatttttaataaaaattaatgattttTCAATTCAAAAATGTCAAgaactgaaaaaaaaaattaagtctttttttttttaaattataaagatatatataaaaataaaataaacaaaaaaaaatatagttgtatgtattttgttttctttctttttaaacTAGAGTCAATGCATGGATAACTTACATTTTCTTAACAAGCTAACTCTATTCACTATAAAAAGCTAATAGCTTCTTTCATAAACCATTACTCTAGAAAAGTCTTTGAATgggtaattaataaataaaagatagAGAATGTGTATTTATGGAAAATTATAAATCcgtataaaatatatatgattttacacatataattaaagaattttataatgaagagttatattataataaaaataaggaagtttttttattaatttagataaaattctcttttaaataattaatatattaagaataatagtaatatttaagtagaatatttttatttagaatATTGTAAATGTTAcacaaaataaattatttatttcaagtTATGTAatgtaatttataaataatattcattctttacaaaattttttttataataagcaaaattagaaaaaactATTGTGCATCCTCCCTATAAAATTATTCGCATAATGCctttagaaaatttttaatatagagTTAACATATCAAAGATATAGTAATGCTTAAGATACTTTCAATCacctatattttttttttagtgggTAAtagttttaattaataataatatttaagatttatttttgtacTTTATTTCAATTCGTTCATATGTTAAAACAGTTGaagttattaaaaaagataaggTAAATAAAAAGAGTTTAATGTTTTCAATATATTCATCCGTAAATATCTCTactaaatataatgaaaacgAAGACAATAATAAGGAAATAGAAAGAAATAAAGAAGctaattttaaattgtttttgCATTTATCTAAGAttctttctttaaattttacttttttatttttctcttttgtCTCTATTTCACTTCCTTGTTCTACATCTACATTTTCATCTATTTGACTTTGCTTATCCCATACTTCTAGATGTTCTTCTATCATATCCTGTTGTTcacaaaattttaattcaCTTTTTGTTTGTTTTGTTGTGTCGCTACATTCTGCTAATGATCTTCCGTATCCTAAATCTGATatgttatttaatttatttttataattccaTGATTTACAAGAATCCCActaaaatatcaaaaaaaaagttcagtgtataataaaaaggattttttcatattaaatagtttttattaaaaaaaatgtaataacaaaaaaaaacataaatatctttaagtattattattattatgttaCATTATTAGAACATTGTAATATCCAAATTGAAAGGGTGAGTataaaaaactttataagaaaatataatattttttttttccctcttttattatatatttttaatgttgATACATATGTATCATTAAAACCTTTAGTTACATAGGAATAGTATCTAGGATGCATCCTAAAATTggagataaaaataattttatttttcctgttcatttcttttttttttttaattaaaattatctcttaataataataataaactcttatttattatttttatttgtgtttaaaaaaaaaataccaaGTGAAtaattgaattaaaaaaacaactttttaaatttgaaaataagtaaaatttttttttagttgaaaaattaaaaaaaaaatttacgtatatatatatatatgtatatatttatgaattatGTTAATGTATCAcggaataaaaaatattagagcaaaatatttaatgatATTACTATATAGTATTGCTTAAACTGTTAATTTTATGTtactttattataaatacgTGTTAAGTAATGTATACTCATGTTAATTTTAAGCTTAATAAACTTCcaaattcttaaaaaaaaagctaaTGTCTTTAttgataataaattttattttaaatgaatatattttatatttttagttataattgttttctttttttttatagtaatatgtataaatacATACTATTAGCTATTATTAATCctctatttttattgaaatattacatttttttttcaaaaaatatacatatatgcaTGTGCCCaatttcatatttaattataatttttcgtAATGGTTAAAATGATAATgcacattaaaaaaaaataagtaatcattaaaagagaattaaaataattttttactgCATTCCTAATGCGTATTTTATAGTATATatcttctttataatttttgttatttaattAGAATTATAgctatttttacatttttttaaatgtatacatttttattatttttttgtttattttttttaattttttctctttttttttttagaaatttttagtattatgtaataatttccgtataaaaaaattactgaatgcataatttattaatttatttttatttctttttataattaaatattaagtaTCGTTGTAatgttaatttataatagaataaatttagcgtaaaaaataaaaaacatcaTCAATCATGTTACTCTaaaatttatgtaatatATACCTTTAAAATCTATAGAATTATTACAAtaacatttataatttaaattataagtaATTTTCATATTATCTGTTTTTCTTTCTATTATAATCAGAATtaataatatgtatatatattacctTAAGCACAAAAATACagtttaaaataattagaattatttgctgcataaatattattcttaatttgttcttaatttttaattttattatttaattttcatCTATTTCTGATTTTGAAGAAAACGAAAGGTTGCTtgaaatttttgttttaaagaaatgattaaaaaatatatttaattgttaattataaatatttaatatatacgtggtctatatttattaatcaattctattttaataatgcaataaataatattattattataaatatttaaatataaaattaaaaatattttaaagtattgttctttttttttaattattttaacattgattattatatacatttttaaaactttaattatttaatttattttttttagaattattaatattagttATAcataaagataaataaatttataaaaataaaaaaaatgaataagaaaaataatgctttaaagtatattaatatatatctgttttattaattgtctGTTCAATGGCTCTGCTAGAGTATTGatcaataaaaaatgttattaatCTTCCGTAATGTAAAATTACCTTACTAGTCAAGAAAATACAATTCAGgaatgcactgacgctagttataagaaaataaaaatatatatagctatatttttttttgtttattttatttttatatatctttatattttaaaaaaaaaaaatttaatttttttttttgaaagatTTTGACGTTTTGAGTTGAaagattattaatttttaattgaaagataaaaattaatgtataaACAGTATAACTTTTATATTGCATTcgaattatatattttgaaataacattgaataatttaGAGTTTACtttatgttatttattatgaaatttctgtgttttttaattaaaaggaTATACTTactctttgtaaataaaaatacatttataaaagtaaacatATGTCTGTTAAGTAATACAGACTtgtttaattcaaattaaatattatatattataaaattctactatatatatataaaaatccgcatatttagttatatacgctctttattaatttatttgtttaatactctcgCAAAGTCTTTAAATAgacatttaataaatcaattggTGACACGGTAATAATCTTGAAACCGACGCAGACAGAACCCCATTGGATTAAACGTTTTTACTGATATAATAGAACTTAACCATATGTTTTTGAAATTAGAAATAATAGAGATAAAATAAGAGTCAATATATCCCAAGTACTTCCGAAATTTAGTGGTAAATCTTTAGAACATTACTTTAATTGGTTTAGgatatttaaaatgaaaGTAAAGTTGTAAGGAAAATTTAGAGTGCAGACTTATATGACATTGAAATATTTAACATCAAATATTCATGCACATGACTTATCCAATTTATCAATGGATAATGAAATTGTTAATATATtacaattttaaattaaattagctaaaatattatttgacGATGAAGACAAGAAATTTATCTCAAcaagaaaattatatgacTGATTTATTAGTTGGCtgcttaatgactttgctagagtattaaacaaacaaattaataaagagcatgtataaataaatatacgttttaaatatatatatattcgtttttattatatatatatacggttttcttatgatgcataaaatttaatatgaGTTAAaatttactgcatcttttaatagacctattaattgttataaatgagtttttatttacaaagaattagtatgttcttttaattaaaaacatacatacaatttataataattaacaaaagtcaaaactctaatttattcaatgttattttaaaaatatatattgaatataacataaacattatactttttcattaAGTTTttcatgtaaaaaaaattctctttttaactCGAATAAGCGTCGACTAATCaccaaaaaataaaatgattttattttattttttttaaattacaaagatgtatatgcaataaaataaacaaaacaaaacaaaataactttatatatttttttttttgactagagtcagtgcatggctaaatTATACGTATACTACTAGCAAACTAACTTAATGTACTATAgaaggttaataacaatttttttattaaccaataacTCACAAATAATGTCATATGTAAAAGACGCCATTAGTCCATTCATTATGTATTGTAATTCGTATGCTTttagttaataataaatcaGGAAATAGATAGAGATTTTAGagacataaaaaaaatatttgttaaatttagaaaataaaagactaaagataaataaaaatatggatGTATGTGTATATGCTACAGATCAAGTCTATAAAGATAATAGTGTGAATACGGGTagaaaacaaaattataataaatgttGTTGTTGTGAAAAAAGAGATAATTTAAAGTAAGATAGTATGTATCGTAAAGATGTGAAAATTGTAAAATTATAGTGCACTTAGCAAAagtatgtaaaaataaagtattaaGAGACAATggagataaaattaaaagaataataactaataaaaaacatGATATACATATTAGGATGTTCAAAAAGGAAATTAATCCACAGATAATTAgtcaaatgaaaaaatatgtagATACACAGATGGAATATATAGCAAAACAAAAGGAGAGAGCACAAGAAAGTTACAAAGAAAAACAAGATAAGGAATATGATGAAGATCTTACTAGAAAAAGGAATAAAGTTCACAGTAAACAAGATGAATTAGAAACAGAACctgaaaataatgattattCAGAAAAATAAAGAGATATATCTActgttaataaaattgaatttTGTGAAGATAATCAAGATCGTAGGAAGTACAGAAGACAATTAGTGGAAGTTAATAGAAAGGTATATATTTTACTAGACTCGGGATTATATGTAAGTACAATATCAACTTACACCGAAAAACAATTAAGTATAGAACATGACTTGTCAATCCTATCATTTGCAATTGGAGTATTGTTTTTTCGTATTAATGCAAGAAAATCTAAAGAGGTTGTGGTAAAAATGCTGTCTAATGGTAGAAAAATCAGATAAGAtttgtaataatttaaaagaataaaccGTTTATTTTACTTAGTGTTACGATgaattattaattgcccATTTAGTAACTTTGCTAAGGTATTGAATGAAAAACGTAATAAAGagaatttttataatgtttAATGTTTTTATCAGTTTACTCTTTCCCTTTTTAGTGCAGCTACATAAAGATGATAAAgtgtttaattatttaataatttataggTATTCAATAATTAGCATATAATAAACATCTtacataaacatatatacataatatcTTTGATTAAAGATGACATCTTTTACTtaagtttatatatttttcaacatcttcattttttttctctaaaataaaattaattaaaaaaaaattaaaattaaaattaaaattatctttCTTTACGAAattaaaatgttaaaaaaattcatttaaagaattttttttatttttaattttgctAAAAACTCATAGACGTTGATGACATTGTGTGCGAAGCTAAATTTCTTCATTGTTATTTTAACTAGTTATtatattggttaataaaagctattattaacctttttcagTACAATACGCTAGGTTATTGTACGTATATATACAAGTTACCCATGCACTGACTGATTAACAAaggatattataattttttgtaatacactaagctagtttattGTATGTGTGTATACAAACTAATATGTACTGACactagtaaaaataaaaataaaaaaaaaaaatatacacatatttttttttgtttgtttattttgtttttgaaaatattttaaaaaaaaaaatatatttttttttttttttggtgagaaatttttagtaaataaaaatttatttatcctttataaaaataaaagataaaattaataatgtttttgttataatcaatgtatattttgaaataaaattgaataatataaagttttgactttattaattgttatagtttgtctgtatgcttttaattaaaagaataagtaattctttgtaaataaaaactcatttataacaattagtAAGCCTATTAAAAGAGACggtaaaatttaactcagtcataaatgctctttattaatttgtttgtttaacaCTCTAGAAAAGTCATTAAgagggcaattaataaatcagaacTTCAGATAATGAATCTATTAGTAATGTAAGTACTACTACAACGttccattttattttataaaaactaattttaattttacctTTTTGTTCAgcttatatttatttcagctttgtttatattcttttatatatatatattacttttatggaattttgttatatttatattgaCTGTTTTTAttctacttttattttttactttatagTTGATCACATTTATATAGGTACATAGAATACTCAATAAATAATGATCAAAACTATATTTTCGAATCATTGCCATgatatatatctttatatatacataaatattttaatataatcaatattcaaaaataaaataagctACTATAATATTATGTTAATATAGTAAAAATgtgaatataaatttaatttaaaccatagaaataattaaaataatatttactgaaatatatatgtttttatagtaatcttaaaatataattagcACTATAGTTTGTTCATAAAAAGTTGATTAATGTATATGAATTTACATAGTTTTTAGagtttaatatttattcatagtttatataaaatgtcatttcaataatataattaaataaatattcattttttttttattttttttcatatatattttaataaaagttgtatataatatataaattttaattatatttttatatatattaaatatttatataaattttgaaTGGAacctttaaaaataaattaaataaaattttattcaaataaatatatatatgttgtTAATGGTTGGTTAACAAAAGATATTAaccatttataatataaaattttgattcCCAGTCAGGATAATGTGAGTTATTCGCATAATGATGCcagtttttaaaataaaaatatatataactatgttttttatttttattttctttatcgcAATTTtgagtttttaaaaaaaaaaaagatttaaaaaacttttt contains:
- a CDS encoding fam-h protein, translated to MNRKNKIIFISNFRMHPRYYSYVTKGFNDTYVSTLKIYNKRGKKKILYFLIKFFILTLSIWILQCSNNWDSCKSWNYKNKLNNISDLGYGRSLAECSDTTKQTKSELKFCEQQDMIEEHLEVWDKQSQIDENVDVEQGSEIETKEKNKKVKFKERILDKCKNNLKLASLFLSISLLLSSFSLYLVEIFTDEYIENIKLFLFTLSFLITSTVLTYERIEIKYKNKS